Proteins co-encoded in one Chrysemys picta bellii isolate R12L10 chromosome 13, ASM1138683v2, whole genome shotgun sequence genomic window:
- the LOC101943137 gene encoding bactericidal permeability-increasing protein-like isoform X1 yields MVWAFVFVLLGACCRVEGTNAGLKGRVTQKGLEYGQQFGLEAVKSLLKKEHFPDLNGSYNIPLIGDVGYSVSRIQIQELQLNESVVRFSEGTGVRLVVSNAHIQLHGVWRVKVLFVPDSGSFDLSVSDLSLSTELGVSRDDSGRPQVWSTNCRSSIGRLDVKFHNGASWLYNLFTGALQAPLRYEVNRQLCPELGKGISDLERVLKTMQVSAQIDPFAAIDYSLVNKPVIAREHGDMDLKGEFYGVGKHRESPFSPAPFLLPNEGDHMLLLGLSEFSANSAAFVYFTAGALRKNFRDDMIPKHSPVRLNTRSVGLFFPELKKLYPDMPMELHLFARKQPLLTCRPDSLDLALFGTAEAFVVLPNATLASAFLLDLDASLAGQLHLDSAKVGGSVALTDFSLSVVRSHVGSVQVKTLETLLKLALRMVALPMANKKLKKGFPLPNVYNLSLVNPRVKINQGFVLVATDVQYKA; encoded by the exons ATGGTTTGGGCATTTGTCTTTGTTCTGCTGGGCGCTTGCTGTCGGGTGGAGGGAACCAATGCCGGCCTGAAAGGCAGAGTAACACAGAAGGGCCTGGAGTACG GTCAGCAGTTCGGCCTGGAGGCGGTGAAGTCACTGCTGAAGAAGGAGCACTTCCCGGATCTGAATGGTTCATACAACATCCCTCTCATCGGGGACGTGGGCTATTCCGTGTCCAG GATCCAGATTCAAGAGCTGCAGCTGAATGAGTCGGTCGTACGCTTCTCCGAGGGGACAGGCGTGAGGCTCGTGGTCAGCAATGCCCACATCCAGCTCCACGGTGTCTGGCGAGTGAAAGTCCTGTTTGT ACCCGACAGCGGCTCCTTCGACCTGAGCGTGAGcgacctgtccctctccactgagctgggggtgagcagggatgACAGTGGCCGTCCCCAGGTGTGGAGCACCAACTGCCGCTCCAGCATTGGCAGGCTGGATGTGAAGTTCCATAATGGAGCCAG ctggcTTTACAATCTGTTCACGGGGGCTCTCCAGGCACCCCTGCGGTATGAAGTAAATAGGCAG ctcTGTCCTGAGCTCGGGAAAGGGATCAGTGATCTGGAGCGAGTCCTGAAGACCATGCAAG TCTCAGCCCAGATCGACCCCTTTGCTGCAATTGACTACTCCTTGGTGAACAAGCCAGTGATTGCCAGGGAGCATGGAGACATGGACCTGAAG GGTGAGTTCTATGGCGTGGGCAAGCACAGAGAGAgccccttctcccccgcccccttcctgctgCCCAACGAGGGTGACCACATGCTGCTCCTCGGCCTCTCCGAGTTCTCGGCCAACTCAGCTGCGTTCGTCTACTTCACGGCGGGGGCCTTGCGGAAAAACTTCAGGGACGACATG ATCCCGAAGCACTCCCCCGTCCGGCTGAACACACGGAGCGTGGGGCTGTTCTTCCCAGAG CTGAAAAAGCTCTACCCCGACATGCCCATGGAGCTGCACCTGTTTGCCCGCAAGCAGCCCCTGCTGACCTGCCGCCCGGACAGCCTGGACCTGGCCCTGTTCGGCACAGCCGAGGCCTTCGTCGTCCTGCCAAATGCCACCCTGGCCTCGGCCTTCCTGCTGGACCTG GATGCCAGCCTGGCCGGGCAGCTGCATCTCGACTCAGCCAAGGTTGGGGGCTCCGTGGCTCTGACTGA CTTCAGCCTGTCCGTGGTGCGGTCCCATGTCGGCTCAGTCCAG GTGAAGACGCTGGAGACCCTGCTGAAGCTTGCGCTGCGGATGGTTGCATTGCCGATGGCGAACA AGAAGCTGAAGAAAGGATTCCCTCTGCCCAACGTCTATAACCTCAGCCTGGTGAATCCCCGTGTCAAAATCAACCAG GGGTTTGTGTTGGTAGCCACAGATGTGCAGTACAAGGCTTGA
- the LOC101943137 gene encoding bactericidal permeability-increasing protein-like isoform X2, whose product MVSRVRWNGRAGGAELRGEQEPGWAESRARAGARGAAPGAELEAGIQIQELQLNESVVRFSEGTGVRLVVSNAHIQLHGVWRVKVLFVPDSGSFDLSVSDLSLSTELGVSRDDSGRPQVWSTNCRSSIGRLDVKFHNGASWLYNLFTGALQAPLRYEVNRQLCPELGKGISDLERVLKTMQVSAQIDPFAAIDYSLVNKPVIAREHGDMDLKGEFYGVGKHRESPFSPAPFLLPNEGDHMLLLGLSEFSANSAAFVYFTAGALRKNFRDDMIPKHSPVRLNTRSVGLFFPELKKLYPDMPMELHLFARKQPLLTCRPDSLDLALFGTAEAFVVLPNATLASAFLLDLDASLAGQLHLDSAKVGGSVALTDFSLSVVRSHVGSVQVKTLETLLKLALRMVALPMANKKLKKGFPLPNVYNLSLVNPRVKINQGFVLVATDVQYKA is encoded by the exons ATGGTGTCCCGTGTGAGGTGGAACGGCCGGGCCggaggggcagagctaaggggagagcaggAGCCCGGCTGGGCTGAGAGCAGGGCCAGAGCCGGGGCCAGAGGAGCAGCCCCGGGAGCTGAGCTGGAGGCAGG GATCCAGATTCAAGAGCTGCAGCTGAATGAGTCGGTCGTACGCTTCTCCGAGGGGACAGGCGTGAGGCTCGTGGTCAGCAATGCCCACATCCAGCTCCACGGTGTCTGGCGAGTGAAAGTCCTGTTTGT ACCCGACAGCGGCTCCTTCGACCTGAGCGTGAGcgacctgtccctctccactgagctgggggtgagcagggatgACAGTGGCCGTCCCCAGGTGTGGAGCACCAACTGCCGCTCCAGCATTGGCAGGCTGGATGTGAAGTTCCATAATGGAGCCAG ctggcTTTACAATCTGTTCACGGGGGCTCTCCAGGCACCCCTGCGGTATGAAGTAAATAGGCAG ctcTGTCCTGAGCTCGGGAAAGGGATCAGTGATCTGGAGCGAGTCCTGAAGACCATGCAAG TCTCAGCCCAGATCGACCCCTTTGCTGCAATTGACTACTCCTTGGTGAACAAGCCAGTGATTGCCAGGGAGCATGGAGACATGGACCTGAAG GGTGAGTTCTATGGCGTGGGCAAGCACAGAGAGAgccccttctcccccgcccccttcctgctgCCCAACGAGGGTGACCACATGCTGCTCCTCGGCCTCTCCGAGTTCTCGGCCAACTCAGCTGCGTTCGTCTACTTCACGGCGGGGGCCTTGCGGAAAAACTTCAGGGACGACATG ATCCCGAAGCACTCCCCCGTCCGGCTGAACACACGGAGCGTGGGGCTGTTCTTCCCAGAG CTGAAAAAGCTCTACCCCGACATGCCCATGGAGCTGCACCTGTTTGCCCGCAAGCAGCCCCTGCTGACCTGCCGCCCGGACAGCCTGGACCTGGCCCTGTTCGGCACAGCCGAGGCCTTCGTCGTCCTGCCAAATGCCACCCTGGCCTCGGCCTTCCTGCTGGACCTG GATGCCAGCCTGGCCGGGCAGCTGCATCTCGACTCAGCCAAGGTTGGGGGCTCCGTGGCTCTGACTGA CTTCAGCCTGTCCGTGGTGCGGTCCCATGTCGGCTCAGTCCAG GTGAAGACGCTGGAGACCCTGCTGAAGCTTGCGCTGCGGATGGTTGCATTGCCGATGGCGAACA AGAAGCTGAAGAAAGGATTCCCTCTGCCCAACGTCTATAACCTCAGCCTGGTGAATCCCCGTGTCAAAATCAACCAG GGGTTTGTGTTGGTAGCCACAGATGTGCAGTACAAGGCTTGA